A region from the Ciconia boyciana chromosome 1, ASM3463844v1, whole genome shotgun sequence genome encodes:
- the LOC140646543 gene encoding matrix metalloproteinase-27-like produces MKDLSLLLLTCAAVSNALPVRSEKDNKGEDAKLVQDYLNKFYAVEPDPDQLGWKINAESTAEKLQKMQQFFGLKVTGKPDTETLEMMKKPRCGVPDVGLYGVTLPGWKKNKLTYRIVNYTPDMSKEDVDKAIQKAFKVWSTVTPLIFTRIREGIADIMIAFGTKAHGHCPRYFDGPLGVLAHAFPPGNGFGGDVHFDEDEDWTTGSAGFNLFLVAAHEFGHALGLSHSNDQRALMFPNYAYISPSEFPLSPDDINGIQSIYGSPPNAPDKRPANPTSPKTCGSQMSFNAITTLRREVIFLKGRHLWRVYPDNSEVEHELISTFWPTLLPGIEAAYENMKDQILFFKGNKFWVISGYQVLLGYPKNINTLGFPKGVKKIDAAVCNKNTGKTDFFIGDKYWRFDENSQSMEKGYPRQTVDDFPGISQKVDAVFQQKGLFYFFHGSKQWEFDPTAKKVTREIKSNSWFNC; encoded by the exons ATGAAGGATCtttcacttttgcttttaaCGTGTGCAGCTGTTTCTAATGCTCTTCCTGTCCGCTCAGAGAAAGACAACAAAGGAGAAGATGCAAAGCTTGTACAG gactatttaaataaattctatGCTGTTGAGCCAGATCCAGATCAACTtggatggaaaataaatgctgaatcTACCgctgaaaaacttcagaaaatgcaaCAATTTTTTGGTTTGAAAGTGACTGGAAAACCAGATACTGAGACATTGGAAATGATGAAGAAACCCAGGTGTGGAGTTCCTGATGTGGGTCTCTATGGTGTTACTCTGccaggatggaaaaaaaacaagctgaCATACAG AATTGTGAACTACACACCAGATATGAGCAAAGAGGATGTGGATAAAGCAATCCAGAAGGCATTTAAAGTGTGGAGCACTGTCACCCCGCTGATTTTCACTCGTATTCGTGAGGGAATAGCAGATATAATGATTGCTTTTGGGACCAAAG CTCATGGACATTGCCCTCGTTATTTTGATGGCCCCCTTGGTGTCCTCGCTCATGCCTTTCCACCTGGCAATGGTTTTGGTGGTGATGTGCACTTTGATGAGGATGAAGATTGGACCACAGGCTCAGCTG GGTTCAACTTGTTCCTTGTTGCTGCTCATGAGTTTGGCCATGCCCTGGGCCTCTCCCATTCTAACGACCAGAGGGCTTTGATGTTTCCCAATTATGCCTACATCAGCCCCAGCGAATTTCCCCTCTCTCCAGATGATATAAATGGCATTCAGTCCATTTATG GATCTCCACCAAATGCCCCAGATAAAAGGCCAGCCAACCCTACCTCACCTAAAACCTGTGGTTCCCAAATGTCTTTCAATGCTATAACTACACTCCGACGAGAAGTCATTTTTCTAAAGGGCAG GCACTTATGGCGAGTTTATCCTGATAACTCAGAAGTTGAACATGAATTAATTTCTACCTTCTGGCCAACTCTGCTACCTGGTATTGAAGCTGCGTATGAGAACATGAAAGATCAGATCCTATTTTTCAAAG gcaaTAAATTCTGGGTTATCAGCGGATATCAGGTGTTGCTTGGTTATCCAAAGAATATCAACACACTGGGCTTCCCTAAAGGTGTCAAGAAAATTGATGCAGctgtttgtaataaaaatacagggaaGACAGACTTTTTCATAGGTGACAAGTACTGGAG GTTTGATGAAAACAGCCAGTCTATGGAGAAGGGTTATCCTAGACAGACAGTCGATGACTTTCCAGGAATTAGCCAGAAGGTTGACGCTGTTTTCCAACAGAAAG gatTATTCTACTTCTTCCATGGATCGAAGCAGTGGGAGTTCGACCCTACTGCTAAAAAAGTTACCCGCGAAATAAAGAGTAACAGCTGGTTTAACTGTTAA